The following proteins are co-located in the Schistocerca nitens isolate TAMUIC-IGC-003100 chromosome 2, iqSchNite1.1, whole genome shotgun sequence genome:
- the LOC126235123 gene encoding uncharacterized protein LOC126235123: MAVRKRKQVAAALEALIHAMGFNGGCQRQPKRKRTQQNSKSLQCYNCQQLGHTARECKNAVACLKCAAAHDTRSCTKPRGVASSCANCGGPHAANSRSCSYLRESRRQPAVPRGGVKRHDGRSAPPPPPLRRGVRAAPPRSRHRPSCGRFPSRLCGRKGRTKGGARSCASPAPAAARRTASYQETTAGSRRRPPPPCESTGGGRCGQADNRSPVPRSNAGGGANGYRRRVA; this comes from the coding sequence ATGGCTGTACGGAAACGGAAGCAGGTTGCCGCTGCATTGGAAGCTCTCATCCATGCGATGGGGTTCAACGGCGGCTGTCAACGGCAGCCAAAGCGCAAGCGCACGCAGCAGAACAGCAAGAGCCTGCAGTGCTACAATTGCCAGCAGCTGGGCCATACTGCGCGCGAGTGCAAGAacgccgtcgcgtgcttgaagtgcgcggcggcaCACGACACGCGCAGTTGCACGAAGCCTCGTGGGGTGGCCAGCagctgcgcgaactgcggcgggccacacgccgccaactcgcgtagCTGCAGCTACCTCAGGGAGTCACGTCGTCAGCCCGCCGTACCACGCGGCGGCGTCAAGCGCCACGACGgccgctccgccccccccccccccccgctccggcgaggggtgcgagccgcgccgcCTAGAAGCCGCCACCGACCAAGCTGTGGCCGGTttccaagccgcctttgcggccGAAAGGGCCGCACTAAAGGAGGAGCTCGCAGCTGTGcatcgccagctccagcagctgcgcGAAGAACTGCGAGCTATCAAGAAACAACCGCcggttcccgccgccgccccccccccccctgtgagtcGACCGGTGGGGGTCGATGCGGCCAAGCAGACAACCGAAGCCCCGTCCCCCGCAGCAACGCGGGAGGCGGCGCCAATGGATACCGACGACGTGTCGCCTAG